Part of the Ornithodoros turicata isolate Travis chromosome 6, ASM3712646v1, whole genome shotgun sequence genome, agacctcaagaagtacagccttttgtgcgaaagtcttctttctgttgtgcacaatcattattcagtaaatacgactatccatttcttgtcattaaatgctttttctttttttgtttttgtttttttttctgcagtgatgagcatccataaggacacatgccagaaagggagtctctttgggatgacaaaccctcatcacctcatgaggatacaatggttgacgaatggttctcaatcacatcgaaacttcaacaaataattcatgaaaaagccagtcagtgctagcaccaggaattgaacgtggaccgtcctgctaccagtcagagatgttacatttcaggcgctcattgacttttggtgaattacttgttgactttgtcccaaggtggagctcgccacagctcatttgcctatctgttaatgttgtggcgtgtgttgcgtttttctctttgtgtgttccagactcagaacggctaatttggatcaggtcaggtacgtttcatttagacatggcaaacataaagtggtgtttctcaacacaacttagcagtggcctttaTGCagtactgctacggccattaagcgtgaatggaaagctgcacattatgcatgatgtaaaaccccaagactagggaacacgaagggacagacacaaacacgtccctttatgttccctagtctcgggggtttcacatatgcataatcttcaccagctcgcttgcttcctagccattttttctgcacattatgttcactctacttttatcgtgtgctatataatcttgttcaagttctgtcaaacgacgtgtaatgctataaaaaaattcagtacattgtttatgtgggttgaatggtagcgcatgaatgcaggaaggaaactgtcatgttatggcaagtgtttacgtattgtacatttaactactaattttattggttagcttccGACGGCGtgtcatgtcaagccatgttatattaatttggaacatgttcttcttagtagccagaacagctgatacacagtgagaacatatcccgtgtgtgtttgtcttttccaccgcagcccttgggtttcctccctgatggctacacctatcagggataggtttcagaaccggtagttcccccCAAGTGTGAATtgttttcaggggatcatcacgctggcagatgaaacatatggtttaaattatttgcaggacaggaattgcgtagcttcacacaaatactactactacgacgtaagagtggtttcaaatctagcttttttgtgttcctgacattatcgcacaagatgtaagtactttccttgttgacattaatatttgcaccaggtcacaacattgttgattggtGGAAAATGtagataaatatatttatttgcttgccaaacaatgcacaaatgtcttcttttctagtgagatattccctgttcacccgacataaatgtggaaaagctaaaggggcacaatgatggtagagtctagcgttgcttatTTGcgacttcacatatattcactgttattcgtgtgcacatgtaggaataggaaggtagagcatgcgcataaaaaatttcgtatgcagccacacatatgattcagaagattaattatttgatgtccaagcatatataattgtgcttcatgtgcaatgggtatgctaacagattgcttccatgaagcctttttatttatttttgataaattctttttataaaggttattttttatttaatataaatttcatattacatattgtatacttatatttttatacattttataaattaaaaaatcAAGTTACaaggcccctgtaagagtgccctttgcaaatggtttggtaacgtgtctctaactgtaaaggtaagaggcaatcgagaatgctgcagacaaggttgcaacttacatattgcttatcatgtcctacatacaaagtgatttgtaccataattcctgagcacggaattaattccgaggctggctagtgatgtcacccaggcagtggcgtagccaggccTCCAATGTAGgtggggctcgatacgaaaactcgccccctcTCTACTAATCCTGTGTGCGCGACAACACACATaattgtgcacactgcaaactgcggatgaaaaaaaaaaagaagttgatttggacgttcacaatacgattacatgtataggctgtcatgccCAATGAGGTGTGTCACGAgattgaaaagctcatactttgaaagctcatacatgaaaagctcatactttgaaaaccattcaagagtgccgcttagatagacgccatgaactgcaagaactttcgcgatcgtcacactgatcCCCCCAcatgttctcctcggatttgcacgatctgtgtgggtcggtccgttgcaggtagggggggctcgagcccccccaaGCCCAcctgtggctacgccactgcacccaggacgacaagtcacataattgcctctaacacttttacaccccatgggctgagttgtgaattgaaagagcactctacagaaggataaggtgcacctgatttctaggatctatgctatgccctaactcttcagactccacatttctaaaaatacCATTTCtgagtggcaatatgtgctctggtaattcttttgcgtctgcatagtgtgcaaccacatggatactggagctttcgtgtgcatgtttttgtgcgacggtgctcattacaaacaatatccagatgttagacataaaattcAGTAGTTTGTagtgtgccacacaacgcagcgtgacaagggagtgtgtgattcaaagaaagcttctggaaaatgcacagaaaaagtttaaaatgtgatttgtatttcgttttacgtctctcgtcgttacataccatcgtcgacgctgttgcacattgataaatcgtacgtaaaacttgtcccatagtagtatgcggtttctcaaatacatagcacaatttttttcctgcagtgctcgtcaaagtgcgcgaattaaagcttgcgtattgtgaaattacacgtTCTACAatactgatcataaatcgcaacacctgttcaaattttaattaaacatttactgatgtgtggttgtcaccacttctcctgaacgggaatcgataaattttagcagttaatccacaatcaattatcttgtatagtatgcgtgagtatatgcacaactttttaatctatatctttagaaaaatgcaagaaatagcatGCAGTTTCGACTTTTGAAaatataaagaagaaaatgacctttagtgtggaatttgcgttttacaacgttatgagctaaagacttataaaattaaagtatggcctttccatttgtagtgcccggatgctatgacacgaaaataatgtgatagtttttctgtatggctacgggaaatctcgagtatattttatgaattggatctatgtttatgtgtgacctgcgctgacctggttattataattaatataacatatcttccattgtgtttatgcataacgctcatcttcatcgtatattggttaagcacttctgatggcgacTGTTCTGACTCCATCAGAACTCCAAGAAACTGACCAGTCAGAAAGTTAAACCTCGCAAAGAGGTGAAAAGACTGTGCTTATTTCACCCATAATAGATAACAGAAAAAGAACGTCCGAACAGTATGCTCAAACATGGAGTAATGCACGTGAGCTCTGAAGACAAAGATGAATGCATGACTACTGTGGTGGCGCCACCAAATCCCCTAAAAATGAAGTTAAATACAACAAACAATGCGGATACAACAAACAGGACAGAACACTCCCCCCCTGGTATCCCCACGATACCAGACTATGTGCACTTAGTTCAATAATGTGTCCGAAAACTACAGGCACTGCTCCGACGACAACAGAACTAGACCGGAGACTGGCCGATCGaaggttttcttctttccgtcTTGGGCCGTCTGCACTTGAACGTTCCGCACCTTTCCATCTTTTCCTGGGTACACAGCGTTGATTCTTCCCATGTGCCACTCATGGCGTCTGCTTGTCGCGTCCTTCAATAGGACAACGTCGCCGACCGCAAGATTACGTTGGTCGGTTAGCCATTTGCGACGACTTTGGAGACTAGGTAGGTACTCATTCCTCCATCGGTGCCAGAACGTGTTGGCCAGAGCCTGTACTTGTCTCCACTGCTTGACGTGGAGACTTTTGAACTCTCCTGCTGGTGACGTTGGCGGTGACGGTTTCTGTGTCAAAAGCATTGCAGGGGTGAGAACTGAGTGACATTCGGGGTCCGAAGATACAGGGACTAAGGGCCTGCAGTTTATGATGGCAGTTACTTCTGCTAAGAATGTCGTCAAGACTTCGTGAGAGAACGATGCAACGGCCTCGTTGAGGAGCATCGAATCCAAGATTCGGCGAGCCATACCTATCATTCGCTCCCAAGCGCCGCCCATGTGCGAAGAGTGCGGTGTGTTGAATATCCAAGTGCAGTCTTGCTCGTTTAAGAAAGTTTCTACTTTGCGGGATTCGAAGCGAACCGATGATATCTTTAGTTCAGAGCAAGCACCAACGAAGTTTGTTCCTCGGTCTGAACGGAACTGCTTAACTGGGCCTCTAAGTGCGATGAATCTTCGTAGGGCATTAATAAAGCTGGAAGTGTCCATAGAATCTATCACTTCTATGTGCACAGCACGGACGGCTAAGCACGTAAAGAGGACTGCCCACCTCTTGTTGTGGGCTAAACCACCTCTTGTGCGTCGTGAGGCGACGACCCACGGACCAAAAACGTCCAGTCCCACGAAAGTGAACGGGGGGTCTGTGTTTAGACGGTCTTCGGGTAGATCTGCCATTTTTTGCTGCTCACACTTGCGTCGAAGCTTACGGCATGTGACGCAGCGATGGATCATGGCGCTTATGCATCTTTTCCCGCCGACAATCCAGAAGCCAGCGGCTCTAATAGCCCCTTCCGTGAAGTGTCTTCCCTGGTGCTTGACGACCTTCTCATGACTGTGCCGAAGCAGTAGTAAACCGACGTGGTGCCGACCGGGAACAATAAGCGGGTGCTTTTCTTCCTCGTTCATGTGTGCATTCTGTAAGCGCCCGCCAACTCTTAACATGTCGTCGTTGTCGATATAAGGATCGAGCTTCCACAGAGAGCGTTTGGTTGAGAAGTGTTTTCGTTGAGGTACGTCCGTGCGAAGCCGAACGATGATCTCTGCGAATTCCTCGTGTTGGACGCTACGCAGGATGACCTTTTTAGCATGCGCTAGTTCTTCCGCGGTTCGAGGTTTGTTGCAATGGTGCCATCCGTGACAAGTGGGTGACGGGTTCAGAAACGATCGAGCGATGTGTACGAGACTCGCTAAGGCCTTTACAAGTGACGTCCATGACGAAAAGCGCTTGAAGCGATGGGTACCCAGTTGTTGGTTCATCATGAAAGTTGCAGAGACGGAGACTTGTGGCCGTATATCAGGGTCGACCTCTGGCTGGTGGAGCGGGAAAGCTGCGCTTGCCGACTCCGCACTCGAGCGTTCGTGAAGGAATTTGGGTCCTGTGAGCCAGGTTGTACGAGTGAGAGCTGCCGCAGCAACTGGTCGAGTGGCGTGGTCCGCAGGGTTCTGGTCAGTCGGGACGTAGTGCCACTGTTCGGGTTTCGTGGATCTCCTTATTCTGTTGACGCGATTGCTGACGTAGACGTAGAAGCGCCTCGACTGGTTACAGATGTACCCAAGCACAACCTTGCTGTCCGTGTAGTACCTGACGTCTTCGATGTGAACGTCAATTTCGTTAACCACCAGCTCAGCGATTTCGACGGCAAGCACAGCGGCACATAGCTCCAGCCTCGGGATTGTTTGTTCAGGTCGTGGTGCCAGCTTCGCTTTGCCGATCACAAACCCCACGTGTGGCGTCCCCTTGGAATCTGTAACCCTGATGTAGGCCACAGCGGCTATTATCTTCTCTGAAGCGTCGGAGAACACGCAGATCTCTCGTCGACGAGCATTGGTGACGGATTCAGCAACGTACCGGCGTGGTATCTCGAGTCGCTCAAGGGCGCGAAGCGAGTCCTTCCATGTTTGCCATTTGTCGTCCAGTACGAGTGGGGCATCCCAGTCTGTGGCGCATGAAGTTAGCTCCCTAAGCAGGAGTCTGCCCTGTACGGTTACCGGAGCTGTCATTCCCAAAGGGTCGTAAAGGCTGTTCACGGTCGACAGCACGCCCCTCCTTGTGCTCGGAGTGTCCCTTGCAGGCACTCTGAAGGTGAATGTATCGACCCTCAAATTCCAGCTTAGACCGAGACTCCGCTGCATGGGTAAGTTCCCGCCGCTTAGGTCCAAGTTTTTTAGGTCGTTGGCGTAGTCTTCCGATGGGAAGGCATCCATGACGCCAACCGAATTTGAAGCAAACTTATGGAGGCGTAAGTTCGCACCCATCAGCATCTTCTGCGTCCTTTTCAGGAGTTCGATGGCCTCCTTTTCTGTTGACAGAGATATGAGGCCGTCGTCCACGTAAAAGTCTCTTTCGACAAAGCGGCGGACGTCAGCTCCGAATTCAGGCTCTGCTTCTTGTGCGGTTCGTCTCAAACCGTATGTCGTAATGGCTGGGGCACACGTGTTTCCGAAGACGTGCACGCACATTCTGTACTCGATAACTTCGCTGCTGGTATCGTTATCACGGAACCAAAGAAACCGCAGGTAGTCCCTGTCCTCTTCACGTACGAAGAAGCAATAGAACATGCGCTGGATATCTGCGGTTACAGCGAAGGCTTCCTTCCTGAAGCGGAGTAAAACTCCGACCAAGCTGTTAGTCATGTCCGGTCCCGAAAGAAGCAGGTCATTTAGCGAAATGCCTTGGTGTTTGGCGCTGGAGTCGAACACGACGCGGATCTGTCCCGGTTTCTGTGGGTGGTAGACACCAAAGCTGGGAAGATACCAGTACTCTTTAGATTCGTCCCTTGGTGGAGCCGGCTCAGCATGACCATTTTTCAGCAGATCTTCAATGAAGGCAACAAAGTGCTGCTTCATCTCCGGTTTTCTATCCAGGGTGCGACATAGCGAGTTGAACCTAGATAGTGCTTGTTCTCGGTTGTCAGGAAGCTTACGTCTAGGTGTACGAAACGGCAAGGGCGCCACCCAGTTGCCCGATGCGTCCATACGGAATTCTCTGTCCATAAGATTCAAGAATTCTTGGTCCTCCACAGACGGAGCAAAGGTTTCGTCCTCCCTTGTTGTCTGGAATAGCGGGTCCACTGCGTCATTACTCGGTGGCGATATACCAGGCAGCACGGCTTCTCCGTTGGGATGCTGACAACTCAGGTTTTCCTTTGCGAGAATGTGATTGTGGCATGGCTTGAAGGAAGACGGACGTCCATTCCCCAGTACAGTTGTAGCGAAAGCGTCGACCTTCTCTGGTGTGCGTAATCTGTCGACACAGACGTCGCCAACTATGACCCACCCGAGGTCCAGCTTCTGGGCGAAAGGAGCGTCGTTGGGTCCATTCCGTTGCTGGCGCACTTTATGTGCCTGAACAAGGTCCCGGCCTACCCTTACAAAAACAGTTTTCACCTTTTAGTGGTCCTCTTATGTACTTCTTTTATACCATGTCACCTTTCTATGGTTTGCTCCTTCCTTTGTACCCGGTATACAGACAGTCTACCTACCTCTTGTGCTTTTCCTTTAGCTTTCACCGCTGTGGTCGTTTTAACGACTTGGTATGCAGACTGTTGGTAGACCATTAATGTACCACTACAACAGCGCTTTCATGCTGTTCATTGCGGATGGCAATAATTTGGAATGTGGTTACTGATTACATTACACTTTAGTGACATTAATTTGACCTTGACCGCAAGCTCACCTGCAGTAAGTTTGTACAAGCGACACgtcagaaaaataaataaaaccttATATTCACTAAGAAAAAAGTACTAAATTTCTGATTAACAGTTGTATCGCAAATAATTCTACAATTAAGGGACTGCAGATGTTTATGCAATGGGGCAGCATCAGTGAAATCCACAGAAATTCAAGCATCACAGTAAGTGGAACAATTCCTAATACCAATATGTTAAGAGTCACGGTTACATAATGACATGAAACAAACAGGAGATTGACACAGCAAcagcacactgtaaaaaaatagtCGTGAAAAATACGGGCATATCGCCGCGGGCGCGATCCCGTGTTTTCAAATCACGCGCGTTTCCTGTTATTTCGCGGGGGAGGAGGTGTCTGGGCATGCGCACTGGATCTGCATGGCCTCCAGCAACCGGCACATGTGTGAGGAACGCAAGCGTGCCCCGACTGTCAAAATCGTCAAAGCCAAAGCTGTGCCTCACTCGTGGGCTTTCGCAATAAGATTTTGAAGGTATGTGAACTCTTATTATGTCCTTTATGCTGTCAGCTTTTTGGAATAAAGGGAAATATGCGCCGCCGTTGTGTGTTACCAAATACGTAGTGAATGGCGCCTTCTTCAACGGAATGTTGTCGCCTTCCGCTGTGTTCTCACTTGTCACACTGTCCATGTCGTAGCCATGCATGTTCTTAAAACGTTCTTCTCAAACCACTAAAATGAGCAGTGTGTAACATTCTGGAACTAGTGGATGGGTGTGCGTTCATTCTCGTGGACATTTGAAATAGGCCGGGGTTCACCAACGCCGGTTAACGAGATTGAACGCTCAACCGAGATTGAGTACCCTTACACCTTTTTATTAATAATGTTAATTCGGGACGCAAGATTTATTTTAAATGCTTGTCAGTGCTGTCGAAAGAGAGTTGAATCGCACTTCCAAGTCGAGGGACCCTTGATCTAGTTTAACCGACGTTGATCGAATGAGGCCATTGTGTACAGCCGTCGTTCATATAGTTTTAAGTGTTTGCACTATTTATGAGGCAAATATCACTGCTCTATACAGAATGCATGAAACAAACATGTGGATTAAACAGTAGCAGAAATATTGGTAAAAGAGTTGCCGAGACGTATTTTTCCTTGTTCCGTATACGCTTGAGTATGTCTTCGTTGTTAGCACCAAAACCGTTCGACGACATCGCCTGATATGAACGGGTATCAAGTTACGGCACCGCACTGATGGCACACCAGCAAGCAGAGCCCGCTTTGAATGGGAAGAATAACGTTTGCGCGTCTCTGAGTTTAACGAAAATCTGGCGAAGGGCACGATATAATGTGACGCGTTTCGTTAGCTGAGCGGTGTTTGCATGAAGTGATAGTGTTGCAGCACAATACTTTTTTTTGCTACACAGCTTTTACTCTGACGCAGACAACACCTGTTCCTTTTCAGGCATATTCCTCTATACGCCCTTTTTTAATACTTTCGTGGACTTATCTCTTTCTCTATTTTATTACCAAACAGGGTCTGGGCGTATACAGACAAGAAGCAAGCAGCAAACGAGTATGTTCTCTTCTGTGAATGCAAGCTATCTCAAGTATACCTTTATGACTATCAAAGGCACTTCCAAATACATTCATCTATGCATAACGTATCTGTGTCATGTACCCAAGGAGACTGGAATGGAAGCCGTAAACAAGAAAGTTGCTGCAGCCCATATAGGGCTCCAGTGATGAACATGGCTGCCCAGGAAAACATATCTTTGTGTTGAAGCCGGTCGGTGCATATTTTAATGAAGACTATGACGTCTGCACCTCGTTCCACACTGTAAGTTCTCATGCATCGTCTTGATTCTGAGAGTTCTGTGATAATATGATCATTGACACATTTCTTGGTGACACACATGAAAACGAAAATGTCAAAGATCAAAGTAATATGCTTGATGTCTGAAGGTTGTGTCAGGGCGGGGTGAATGAACTTTAACTCAGACACGCAGTTCTAAAGGCAGCAACTAGGCAATCACAGGCGATTTTCTCCATTGTCTCTGTTTCCGGTCCATCATTGATACGGCAAAGTGcagagaaaaattttgcaagCAGTAACGAGCGCACAATGCTTTatggttatttttttattatatattTTGTTTGTGTTTAATCTTGCATATTTTCTTGTGTCTGATGATTATTATATGAGAGTTCAACTGTTTGCATTACTGAGTGAGGTATCCAATCTTTCTTTAGCACAAAGCTGGCCAGACAGCTGTGGAGTGAGGGCCCCCAACACCATGCCTCTGCTATTGGTA contains:
- the LOC135398485 gene encoding uncharacterized protein LOC135398485 — translated: MVYQQSAYQVVKTTTAVKAKGKAQEAHKVRQQRNGPNDAPFAQKLDLGWVIVGDVCVDRLRTPEKVDAFATTVLGNGRPSSFKPCHNHILAKENLSCQHPNGEAVLPGISPPSNDAVDPLFQTTREDETFAPSVEDQEFLNLMDREFRMDASGNWVAPLPFRTPRRKLPDNREQALSRFNSLCRTLDRKPEMKQHFVAFIEDLLKNGHAEPAPPRDESKEYWYLPSFGVYHPQKPGQIRVVFDSSAKHQGISLNDLLLSGPDMTNSLVGVLLRFRKEAFAVTADIQRMFYCFFVREEDRDYLRFLWFRDNDTSSEVIEYRMCVHVFGNTCAPAITTYGLRRTAQEAEPEFGADVRRFVERDFYVDDGLISLSTEKEAIELLKRTQKMLMGANLRLHKFASNSVGVMDAFPSEDYANDLKNLDLSGGNLPMQRSLGLSWNLRVDTFTFRVPARDTPSTRRGVLSTVNSLYDPLGMTAPVTVQGRLLLRELTSCATDWDAPLVLDDKWQTWKDSLRALERLEIPRRYVAESVTNARRREICVFSDASEKIIAAVAYIRVTDSKGTPHVGFVIGKAKLAPRPEQTIPRLELCAAVLAVEIAELVVNEIDVHIEDVRYYTDSKVVLGYICNQSRRFYVYVSNRVNRIRRSTKPEQWHYVPTDQNPADHATRPVAAAALTRTTWLTGPKFLHERSSAESASAAFPLHQPEVDPDIRPQVSVSATFMMNQQLGTHRFKRFSSWTSLVKALASLVHIARSFLNPSPTCHGWHHCNKPRTAEELAHAKKVILRSVQHEEFAEIIVRLRTDVPQRKHFSTKRSLWKLDPYIDNDDMLRVGGRLQNAHMNEEEKHPLIVPGRHHVGLLLLRHSHEKVVKHQGRHFTEGAIRAAGFWIVGGKRCISAMIHRCVTCRKLRRKCEQQKMADLPEDRLNTDPPFTFVGLDVFGPWVVASRRTRGGLAHNKRWAVLFTCLAVRAVHIEVIDSMDTSSFINALRRFIALRGPVKQFRSDRGTNFVGACSELKISSVRFESRKVETFLNEQDCTWIFNTPHSSHMGGAWERMIGMARRILDSMLLNEAVASFSHEVLTTFLAEVTAIINCRPLVPVSSDPECHSVLTPAMLLTQKPSPPTSPAGEFKSLHVKQWRQVQALANTFWHRWRNEYLPSLQSRRKWLTDQRNLAVGDVVLLKDATSRRHEWHMGRINAVYPGKDGKVRNVQVQTAQDGKKKTFDRPVSGLVLLSSEQCL